From a region of the Umboniibacter marinipuniceus genome:
- a CDS encoding valine--tRNA ligase, with protein sequence MDKTYQPQDIETRIYQNWEESGYFRPSGEGTPYSIMIPPPNVTGSLHMGHGFQDTIMDVLTRYHRMAGCNTLWQPGTDHAGIATQMVVERQLLEQGETTRQELGRDAFIEKVWDWKEKSGGTITKQLRRLGASPDWSRERFTMDPGLSHAVQEVFVELYNEGLIYRGQRLVNWDPKLHTAISDLEVVSEEEDGFMWYFRYPLADGSGDVVVATTRPETMLGDTCVAVNPEDERYQSLVGKEIALPFCQRNIPVVADSYVDAEFGTGCVKITPAHDFNDYEVGQRHNMPLINIFTADAKINDVAPEAYRGLTREEARTQIVADFDEAGLLVKVEPHKLKVPRGDRSGVVIEPWLTDQWYVDAKTLAKPAIEAVESGDIQFVPKQWENTYFAWMRDIQDWCISRQLWWGHRIPAWYDDQGKVYVGRSEEEVRSKNDLGDRPLRQDNDVLDTWFSSALWTFSTLGWPEETPELKTFHPTSVLVTGFDIIFFWVARMIMMTLHFKREVPFHTVYVHGLVRDGEGQKMSKSKGNVLDPIDLIDGIDIDTLVEKRTTGLMQPKMRAKVEKKTRKEFPEGIGAYGTDALRFTYLSLASTGRDIKFDMGRIEGFRNFCNKIWNAARYVLMNTEGHNCAQDGSTDYQLSLADRWIISRLQHTEKAVAEAVSNYRFDIASQAIYEFIWNEYCDWYLELSKPVLWNEDSPEALKQGTRRTLIRVLETSLRLAHPFMPFITEEIWQRVKTLAGQSGESIMLAPYPVANEDKIDTESEANIEWLKSFIDGIRTIRGEMNISPGKPIPVLLRNASELDQSRLDENRSTLLSLAKLESATILSADESAPMSATALVGDMEVLVPMAGLIDKNAELARLDKEIAKLEKEVTRISAKLNNQGFVAKAPEAVISKEREKLAATELAFTKLCQQRDEINSL encoded by the coding sequence ATGGATAAAACCTACCAGCCACAAGACATCGAAACTCGCATCTATCAAAACTGGGAAGAGAGTGGATACTTCCGCCCTTCTGGCGAAGGCACTCCCTACTCAATCATGATCCCCCCGCCTAACGTAACCGGCAGTTTACATATGGGCCATGGCTTCCAAGATACCATCATGGACGTGTTAACTCGTTACCACCGTATGGCCGGCTGTAATACCTTATGGCAACCAGGAACGGATCATGCGGGTATCGCTACGCAGATGGTGGTAGAGCGTCAGTTACTCGAGCAAGGCGAGACAACACGTCAAGAGCTTGGTCGTGATGCATTTATTGAAAAGGTCTGGGACTGGAAGGAGAAATCCGGCGGGACCATCACCAAGCAACTTCGACGCTTAGGCGCTTCACCAGACTGGAGCCGCGAGCGCTTCACTATGGATCCAGGTTTATCTCACGCCGTTCAAGAAGTTTTTGTAGAACTTTATAATGAGGGACTTATTTACCGCGGCCAGCGTTTAGTTAATTGGGATCCTAAGCTGCACACCGCGATTTCAGATTTAGAAGTGGTGTCCGAAGAAGAAGATGGCTTCATGTGGTATTTCCGCTACCCATTAGCCGATGGTAGCGGTGACGTCGTTGTCGCAACAACTCGCCCAGAAACTATGCTGGGTGATACCTGTGTAGCAGTTAATCCCGAGGACGAACGCTACCAAAGCTTAGTTGGTAAGGAGATTGCCCTCCCATTCTGTCAGCGCAATATTCCAGTGGTTGCAGATAGCTATGTCGATGCCGAGTTTGGTACCGGTTGCGTAAAGATTACCCCCGCCCACGATTTCAATGATTATGAGGTTGGACAGCGCCATAACATGCCGTTGATCAACATCTTTACCGCCGACGCAAAGATCAATGACGTTGCCCCAGAAGCCTATCGAGGATTAACGCGCGAAGAAGCACGCACACAAATTGTGGCTGATTTCGACGAGGCAGGACTACTCGTCAAAGTTGAGCCGCACAAATTGAAGGTTCCCCGTGGTGATCGTTCTGGCGTTGTGATTGAGCCTTGGTTAACGGATCAGTGGTATGTTGACGCAAAAACCTTGGCGAAGCCGGCCATAGAGGCCGTTGAGTCTGGTGATATTCAATTTGTTCCCAAGCAGTGGGAGAACACCTACTTTGCCTGGATGCGAGACATCCAAGATTGGTGTATTTCCCGTCAGCTTTGGTGGGGCCACCGCATCCCGGCTTGGTACGATGATCAAGGCAAGGTATATGTAGGTCGCTCCGAAGAAGAGGTCCGCAGCAAGAATGACCTCGGCGACCGCCCGCTGCGCCAAGATAACGATGTATTAGATACTTGGTTCTCATCGGCGCTATGGACCTTTAGCACGCTAGGTTGGCCTGAAGAGACGCCCGAGCTAAAAACTTTTCACCCTACTAGCGTACTTGTTACTGGCTTTGACATCATATTCTTCTGGGTAGCGCGAATGATTATGATGACGCTGCACTTTAAGCGTGAAGTACCGTTCCACACCGTCTATGTGCATGGTTTAGTACGCGATGGCGAAGGTCAGAAGATGTCCAAATCTAAGGGCAATGTGCTGGATCCAATTGATCTAATCGATGGCATCGACATTGATACCTTAGTTGAAAAACGCACCACTGGTCTCATGCAGCCAAAGATGCGCGCGAAGGTCGAAAAGAAGACACGCAAGGAATTTCCAGAAGGGATTGGCGCCTACGGTACTGACGCCCTGCGTTTCACCTACCTATCGCTTGCCTCTACCGGCCGAGACATTAAGTTCGACATGGGCCGTATTGAAGGCTTCCGTAATTTCTGTAATAAAATCTGGAACGCTGCTCGTTATGTATTAATGAATACCGAGGGCCATAACTGTGCACAGGATGGCAGTACAGATTACCAATTGAGTTTGGCAGATCGCTGGATCATTTCTCGCCTTCAACACACGGAGAAAGCGGTTGCTGAAGCAGTGAGCAACTATCGGTTCGACATCGCGAGCCAGGCAATCTATGAGTTCATCTGGAATGAATACTGTGATTGGTATCTCGAATTATCCAAACCGGTCCTCTGGAATGAAGACAGCCCAGAAGCGTTGAAACAAGGAACTCGTCGTACCTTGATTCGGGTTTTGGAAACATCGCTTCGACTGGCTCACCCATTCATGCCATTTATCACCGAGGAAATTTGGCAGCGAGTTAAAACACTGGCGGGTCAGTCCGGCGAGTCAATAATGCTAGCCCCGTATCCTGTTGCGAACGAAGACAAGATCGATACTGAATCCGAAGCTAACATTGAATGGCTGAAGTCCTTCATCGATGGTATTCGAACTATCCGAGGTGAAATGAATATCTCTCCCGGCAAGCCGATTCCAGTGCTTCTGCGCAACGCGAGTGAGCTCGATCAATCAAGACTTGATGAGAATCGCTCTACCTTGCTGTCTCTCGCGAAGCTTGAGAGCGCTACAATTCTCTCTGCCGATGAGTCCGCACCAATGTCTGCAACGGCCCTGGTGGGCGATATGGAAGTCTTAGTTCCTATGGCGGGCCTTATTGACAAGAACGCAGAGCTAGCGCGTCTTGATAAGGAGATTGCAAAGTTGGAGAAAGAAGTTACCCGCATCTCAGCGAAGCTTAATAACCAAGGGTTTGTCGCTAAGGCACCTGAGGCGGTCATTAGCAAAGAGCGTGAGAAGTTAGCGGCCACGGAGCTCGCATTTACTAAGCTTTGTCAGCAGCGTGATGAGATCAATTCACTCTAG
- a CDS encoding TonB-dependent receptor plug domain-containing protein produces MKNNSRKLLSVAIAAATFTSAAAWAQPEGEVEEVVTIGSRSEGRSVTQSMAPIDVISSESLTSRGDGDMANILRSAIPSYNVNDQPISDAATVVRPANLRGLAPDQTLVMVNGKRRHRAAVISFLGGGLSDGAQGADISVIPAAALKQVEVLRDGAAAQYGSDAIAGVINFVLNDAAEGGSAEVKLGSTYEGDGNFYTLSLNNGFALGPNGFANLTLEYGEKDPTSRSVQRADAAGLIAGGNTAVANPAQVWGQPETRGDLKVFLNTGIDTGNGNEVYAFGNYARRTVEGGFYFRNPTNRGGIYSNDGGATDLIGDLTGNMSGNCAGLTHAQAQGNPDCYSFTEMFPGGFTPSFGADVVDLAGVVGFRGELPSGINYDVSYGAGYNEAAFFISNTVNPSLGPNTPTDFKPGTYIQVENTFNVDLNKTMGDFNVAGGFEWHEETFEAKIGDIASWESGPLTDQGFGIGSNGFQGFGPQVAGKWSRENYAVYGDVEWTPIDALTLGAALRYEDFDSFGSTSNWKLSGRYDFNESLAIRATASTGFRAPTPGQANVVNTTTASVSDGMGGQKLVDQGTIAPTTAMLINSTAEVLQPEESENISVGLVAQLGMFDITADVYRIDVTDRIALTDNFDVTPADRQILLDNGVPGAEGLASYRFFANDFDTQTTGLDVVVSTSLFDERGDLSLVYNYNETEVVGGSLSADRERQLEENLPKQRANLSYRHMISDSFYAMARVNYYSSVWEAHLDDATLPIDIDSAFTMDAELGYNVSDSLAIIGGVANLTDEAPDNPWADIAGAQYAVTSPYGFQGGSYYVRVRYDF; encoded by the coding sequence ATGAAAAACAATTCTCGCAAGCTACTTAGCGTAGCGATTGCTGCCGCAACCTTTACAAGCGCTGCTGCTTGGGCTCAGCCGGAAGGCGAAGTCGAAGAAGTAGTCACCATTGGTAGTCGAAGCGAAGGGCGTTCGGTTACTCAATCAATGGCGCCAATCGATGTCATTAGCTCGGAGAGCCTAACCTCACGCGGTGACGGCGATATGGCGAACATCCTTCGCTCGGCTATCCCGTCCTACAACGTAAACGATCAGCCTATTTCAGATGCGGCCACCGTAGTGAGACCGGCTAACCTCCGAGGTTTAGCGCCTGACCAAACATTGGTAATGGTGAACGGTAAACGACGTCATCGCGCGGCGGTGATTTCATTCTTAGGTGGCGGTCTTTCAGATGGTGCCCAGGGCGCTGATATCTCCGTTATCCCAGCGGCAGCGCTAAAGCAGGTTGAAGTATTGCGTGATGGTGCCGCTGCTCAGTATGGTTCAGATGCTATTGCCGGTGTTATTAACTTCGTACTTAATGATGCCGCAGAAGGTGGTTCAGCTGAAGTTAAGTTGGGTTCTACCTACGAAGGTGATGGCAACTTCTACACGCTGTCGCTTAATAATGGTTTCGCACTTGGCCCAAATGGCTTCGCGAACTTAACGCTAGAATATGGTGAGAAAGACCCTACTAGCCGTTCAGTACAGCGTGCTGACGCTGCCGGTCTGATAGCAGGTGGTAACACCGCCGTAGCAAATCCTGCTCAAGTTTGGGGTCAGCCTGAAACTCGCGGTGATCTAAAAGTATTCCTAAATACCGGCATCGATACCGGTAACGGCAATGAGGTGTATGCGTTTGGTAACTACGCGCGTCGCACCGTAGAGGGTGGTTTCTATTTCCGTAACCCCACTAATCGTGGTGGTATTTACTCAAATGACGGTGGCGCAACGGACTTGATTGGCGATCTGACCGGAAATATGTCAGGTAACTGCGCAGGCCTCACCCACGCTCAGGCTCAGGGTAATCCGGACTGCTATTCGTTCACTGAGATGTTCCCAGGTGGCTTTACGCCAAGCTTTGGTGCTGATGTCGTTGATCTTGCTGGTGTCGTGGGTTTCCGCGGTGAATTGCCAAGTGGGATTAACTATGATGTTAGCTACGGTGCTGGTTACAACGAAGCGGCATTCTTTATTTCAAATACGGTTAACCCATCTTTGGGGCCCAATACCCCAACTGACTTCAAGCCGGGTACTTACATTCAGGTTGAGAACACCTTTAACGTTGACCTAAACAAAACCATGGGTGACTTTAACGTTGCCGGTGGTTTCGAATGGCATGAAGAAACCTTCGAAGCGAAGATCGGTGATATCGCTTCTTGGGAGAGCGGCCCGTTAACGGATCAAGGCTTCGGGATTGGCTCAAACGGCTTCCAAGGCTTTGGCCCGCAAGTTGCAGGTAAGTGGTCACGCGAAAACTATGCTGTATATGGCGATGTTGAGTGGACGCCAATTGATGCATTGACCTTGGGTGCAGCACTTCGCTATGAAGACTTCGATAGTTTTGGCTCAACGTCAAACTGGAAGCTATCGGGTCGTTATGACTTCAACGAGTCATTAGCGATTCGCGCAACGGCTTCTACCGGTTTCCGCGCGCCAACTCCGGGCCAGGCTAACGTAGTGAACACTACTACCGCTTCGGTATCTGATGGAATGGGCGGTCAAAAGTTGGTGGATCAGGGCACGATTGCACCCACTACCGCTATGTTGATCAACTCAACGGCGGAAGTACTTCAGCCAGAGGAGTCAGAAAATATCAGTGTTGGTTTAGTCGCGCAGCTGGGAATGTTTGACATTACCGCTGATGTTTACCGCATTGACGTAACTGATCGTATTGCGTTGACCGATAACTTCGATGTTACGCCGGCGGATCGTCAGATCTTGCTAGACAATGGTGTTCCTGGCGCCGAAGGCCTTGCTTCATACCGCTTCTTCGCCAATGACTTTGATACGCAAACTACCGGCTTAGATGTGGTGGTTTCCACATCCTTGTTTGACGAGCGTGGTGATCTTTCGTTGGTCTACAACTACAACGAAACAGAGGTTGTTGGCGGGTCACTCAGTGCCGATCGCGAGCGCCAGCTGGAGGAGAATCTTCCTAAGCAGCGCGCGAACTTGAGCTATCGCCACATGATTAGTGACTCGTTCTATGCAATGGCCCGAGTGAACTACTATTCGTCAGTCTGGGAAGCTCATCTTGATGACGCTACGCTTCCGATCGATATCGATTCGGCATTCACCATGGATGCAGAATTAGGTTATAACGTATCGGACTCGCTTGCGATTATTGGTGGGGTAGCTAACTTAACTGATGAAGCGCCTGATAACCCGTGGGCAGATATCGCCGGCGCTCAATACGCCGTGACTTCGCCTTATGGTTTCCAAGGTGGCAGCTACTACGTTCGCGTACGTTACGACTTCTAA
- a CDS encoding aminotransferase class V-fold PLP-dependent enzyme translates to MSNPLIEQIRQGVIGEKLAITTPFGTRPLIYADYTASGRSLDFVERFIQQRVLPFYANTHSESSLTGRQTTALREEARAAIKQSLNATDEHRLIFCGSGATAAIHKFIGVMGLLEARAERPVVFIGPYEHHSNDLPWREAPVDLVRIPLCSAGLPDEAELEAQLGKYQHRKLLIGSFSAASNVTGIKTQVKRISELLHRFGALSCWDYAAAGPYVDIDVQNTLAASEGDNSLDAVYLSPHKFIGGPGTPGVLLLKSELTANSCPTVPGGGTVSFVAANRHTFLADIERREEGGTPAIVEAIRAGLVFSIKDKVGAETIVAREHAYLQQAFRLWEKNPNIDILGGTSLDRLGIVSLRFLEGDKDLHYGFIVALLNDLFGIQARGGCSCAGPYGHELLGLSEAQSLAIEAANQRGDMVLRPGWVRLNFNYFIDHDTASYLIDAVNWVASHGIKLLNHYHYDRTSGTWNYRGNRLPLSVSLNDLFNQEMTEQMEHIDKPLTHYLDRADAVLALGLEAPARGSCVLSEASSELCWFVRPSEAG, encoded by the coding sequence ATGTCTAATCCATTAATTGAACAAATCCGTCAGGGAGTAATTGGTGAGAAGCTTGCCATTACCACACCCTTTGGAACCCGACCTCTGATCTACGCTGATTACACGGCATCGGGTAGAAGCCTCGATTTCGTTGAGCGCTTCATCCAGCAGCGAGTACTACCATTCTACGCCAACACCCACTCAGAGAGCTCGTTAACAGGTCGGCAGACCACGGCGCTTCGCGAGGAGGCGAGGGCGGCTATTAAACAGTCACTTAACGCAACGGATGAGCATAGACTGATATTTTGTGGCTCGGGCGCTACGGCAGCTATCCATAAGTTCATCGGGGTTATGGGGTTGCTGGAGGCGAGGGCAGAGCGTCCAGTGGTATTTATTGGGCCCTATGAGCATCACTCCAATGATCTTCCATGGCGCGAGGCGCCTGTAGACCTAGTTCGAATCCCACTCTGTTCGGCAGGTCTCCCCGATGAAGCCGAGCTCGAGGCCCAGTTAGGCAAATATCAGCACCGCAAGCTGCTAATCGGGTCATTTTCAGCGGCATCAAACGTCACTGGGATAAAGACCCAAGTAAAGCGGATAAGCGAGCTTCTCCATCGGTTCGGCGCGCTGTCGTGCTGGGACTATGCCGCTGCGGGTCCGTACGTGGATATTGACGTCCAAAACACCTTGGCAGCAAGTGAAGGTGACAACAGTCTTGATGCAGTGTATCTATCTCCGCATAAATTCATTGGTGGTCCAGGTACGCCGGGCGTGCTGCTACTCAAATCCGAACTGACTGCCAATAGCTGCCCAACTGTCCCCGGTGGCGGAACGGTGTCTTTTGTGGCCGCAAACCGACACACCTTTCTAGCGGATATCGAACGACGTGAAGAGGGTGGGACACCGGCAATTGTCGAGGCGATTCGTGCCGGTTTGGTGTTTAGCATCAAAGACAAAGTCGGTGCCGAAACAATTGTCGCCCGCGAGCACGCCTATCTCCAGCAGGCGTTTCGCTTGTGGGAGAAAAATCCAAATATCGACATCTTAGGTGGTACCTCATTGGACCGACTAGGTATTGTCTCATTGCGATTTCTAGAAGGTGATAAGGATCTACATTACGGCTTCATTGTTGCCCTGCTCAATGACCTCTTTGGTATCCAAGCTCGAGGAGGCTGTTCCTGTGCTGGCCCCTACGGTCATGAATTACTTGGTTTAAGCGAAGCGCAGTCGCTCGCCATTGAGGCCGCCAATCAGCGTGGTGATATGGTCTTAAGGCCGGGGTGGGTTCGCCTAAATTTCAATTACTTTATTGATCATGACACTGCCAGCTATCTCATTGATGCCGTGAACTGGGTGGCCAGTCATGGTATTAAACTCCTCAATCATTATCACTATGATCGAACTTCTGGTACATGGAATTACCGCGGTAACCGCCTGCCTTTATCGGTAAGTTTAAACGATCTCTTCAACCAAGAGATGACCGAGCAAATGGAGCATATCGACAAGCCCTTGACGCATTATTTGGACCGCGCTGATGCCGTCTTGGCCCTTGGTTTAGAGGCTCCAGCGCGAGGTAGCTGCGTATTGAGCGAAGCAAGTAGCGAGCTATGCTGGTTTGTTAGGCCAAGTGAAGCAGGTTAA
- a CDS encoding Lrp/AsnC family transcriptional regulator, with the protein MKKLDQKDREILRLMQGDGNLSIGDIAERCSLSKSACWRRIQSFDEAGIIKTRTAILDAESLGLALTVYISVRTNQHNVEWSERFKDITHRLDNVLEVHRMSGDLDYLIKAVVIDMKDFDRLYQELIKADLYDVSSSFVMEELKATTQLPI; encoded by the coding sequence ATGAAAAAATTGGACCAAAAAGACCGTGAAATTCTGAGGCTAATGCAAGGCGACGGCAACCTTTCGATTGGCGATATCGCGGAGCGATGCAGCTTATCCAAGTCAGCCTGCTGGCGACGCATCCAAAGTTTCGACGAAGCTGGAATCATTAAAACGCGGACGGCCATTTTAGATGCTGAATCTTTAGGGCTTGCTTTGACCGTCTATATCTCGGTGCGAACCAACCAGCACAATGTAGAATGGTCTGAACGATTCAAAGACATTACCCATCGCTTAGATAACGTGCTTGAAGTCCATCGTATGAGCGGCGATCTAGATTATTTAATCAAAGCGGTGGTGATAGACATGAAGGATTTTGATCGTCTGTATCAGGAATTGATCAAGGCTGACCTCTATGACGTAAGCTCTTCGTTTGTCATGGAAGAACTCAAGGCGACTACCCAATTGCCAATCTAA
- a CDS encoding efflux RND transporter permease subunit, producing MRTFLNLCIERSRTTLSILALLLIAGLYARSDISIEASPDVQVPVLQVLIINPGISPDDAERLLLKPVELELRTIDGVDELNAAAKESLASFMIRFDSAINIDLAMNDVRAAIDRAREKLPESIEEPIINEISADKFPTMVVGLSSTALDERELFTIAQTMRLDIEMISDVLSADLRGSREEVVEVMIDRDKLENFNITPFELIQAVNANNQLIPAGEIDTGAGRFGVKVPGLIESYFDVINLPIKSTPAGVVVLSDIAEITRRFKDADGYSLINGDPAISIEVKKRSGTNQLEVAAQIREVVDSYRGVYADSLTIQSILDQTPQTEQMVNELQGNIVTAVCLVMIIVVGALGFRSGLLVGAGIPVSLLMGTIWIYLLGYSFNFMVMFGMLLALGMLIDGSIVITEYADRRMADGASSRQAYISAARRMFLPVLASTATTLAAFLPMMLWPGTVGDFMAYLPTTVFAVLTSSLIYALVFAPVLGSMFGRSNFTKKDIEHFRVLESSDPVELKGVTGLYARLLARLVRFPVLVTLLSIVLIMAIYSAYGKYNKGVEFFTTSEAVYGQAAVRARGNLSALEVLEVVRGVERRIAETPGVLTVYTSTYQPGKGSGRNESPDRIATVLIQLVDHNDRELNSAETFELIRQRTADISGVHVEAGVIEQGPPVGKPIKIELSAVDRELLIAQTARLSHLIQSEVADLRDMDDSRPLPSIEWQIDVDRRLAAQLGANVLEVGTVVQLLTNGVEIGDYRPSDAEEEVEIRARFAAAERRMQQLNELRVYTPNGSVPLSTIATVSPRNATGTIERFNGRQVMFINADTVEGVLADNKAKEIMALVERYDWPGELSITFRGANEEQEESAQFLQVAMILAMFLMAVLLISQFNSFYQAGLIMTAVVMSTAGVMGGLLITGDVFSVILTGVGVVALAGIVVNNNIVLIDTFNVLRRENPAMSLSDVIVRTGAQRLRPVFLTTATTILGLLPIATNWSIDVVSRALDHGGTVASYWVPLASAIVWGLAFSTLLTLIVTPCMLLLPQGLKRNLRWAKQQLLMSSKRLFKKV from the coding sequence GTGCGTACTTTCCTAAATCTATGTATTGAACGCTCTCGTACAACGCTTTCGATTCTCGCTTTGCTGTTAATCGCTGGGCTCTATGCTCGAAGCGATATCTCGATTGAGGCTAGCCCCGATGTCCAAGTACCGGTTCTTCAAGTCCTAATTATTAATCCTGGGATCTCGCCGGACGATGCCGAGCGGCTGTTGCTGAAACCGGTAGAGCTTGAATTGCGTACTATCGACGGCGTCGATGAGCTGAATGCCGCAGCGAAAGAAAGTTTGGCTTCTTTCATGATCCGATTTGATTCCGCTATCAACATCGACTTGGCCATGAATGACGTGCGCGCGGCCATAGATAGGGCTCGAGAAAAGCTGCCCGAATCCATTGAAGAGCCGATCATCAATGAAATCTCGGCCGATAAATTTCCGACCATGGTCGTTGGCTTATCAAGCACGGCGTTAGATGAACGCGAATTGTTTACCATTGCCCAGACCATGCGTCTGGATATCGAAATGATTTCCGATGTGTTATCTGCGGATCTGCGTGGCAGTCGAGAAGAAGTTGTTGAAGTGATGATCGATCGAGATAAACTCGAGAACTTCAATATCACTCCCTTTGAACTCATTCAGGCGGTAAACGCTAATAATCAGTTGATTCCTGCGGGTGAGATCGATACGGGTGCGGGACGTTTCGGCGTAAAGGTGCCCGGCTTGATTGAAAGTTATTTTGACGTTATTAACCTGCCGATTAAATCAACACCAGCCGGTGTTGTCGTCTTGTCTGATATTGCCGAGATTACCCGGCGATTTAAAGATGCTGATGGCTACAGCCTAATCAATGGCGATCCCGCCATCTCCATCGAGGTTAAAAAGCGCTCCGGTACCAATCAGCTCGAAGTAGCGGCGCAAATTCGCGAAGTCGTCGATAGCTATCGTGGTGTCTATGCGGACTCGTTGACGATTCAATCTATTCTCGATCAAACGCCTCAGACAGAGCAAATGGTCAACGAACTACAGGGTAATATTGTTACCGCTGTGTGTTTAGTGATGATTATTGTGGTGGGAGCGCTAGGCTTCCGTTCGGGGCTACTCGTAGGGGCCGGGATTCCAGTTAGTCTATTGATGGGGACTATCTGGATTTACTTACTGGGCTATTCCTTTAACTTTATGGTGATGTTCGGCATGTTGTTGGCGTTGGGGATGCTTATTGACGGCTCGATTGTCATCACCGAGTATGCGGACCGACGAATGGCCGATGGGGCGTCTTCACGCCAAGCCTATATCTCTGCTGCACGAAGAATGTTCTTACCGGTGCTTGCTTCCACTGCCACCACTTTGGCGGCGTTTTTACCTATGATGCTTTGGCCTGGTACTGTCGGCGACTTCATGGCCTATCTACCGACCACGGTGTTCGCCGTGCTCACGAGCTCGTTAATCTACGCGCTGGTCTTTGCGCCAGTGCTGGGTTCCATGTTTGGTCGGTCGAATTTCACTAAGAAGGATATCGAGCATTTTCGCGTCTTAGAGTCCAGTGATCCCGTTGAGTTGAAGGGAGTAACGGGGCTTTACGCCCGTCTCCTCGCACGGCTAGTTCGATTTCCGGTATTAGTGACTTTGTTGAGCATCGTGTTGATTATGGCTATCTATTCGGCCTATGGAAAATACAATAAAGGTGTCGAGTTCTTCACTACATCCGAGGCGGTTTATGGTCAGGCTGCAGTCCGAGCGCGTGGGAACCTGTCGGCGCTTGAGGTGCTTGAAGTGGTTCGTGGTGTTGAGCGACGCATTGCTGAAACGCCAGGAGTGCTAACGGTCTATACCTCCACTTATCAGCCAGGGAAAGGTAGTGGCCGTAATGAATCGCCAGATCGGATTGCTACGGTGCTAATTCAACTCGTAGACCATAATGATCGCGAGCTAAATTCAGCGGAAACCTTTGAGTTAATACGACAGCGAACCGCTGATATTTCTGGCGTCCATGTCGAGGCGGGGGTCATAGAGCAAGGCCCTCCCGTAGGTAAGCCAATTAAGATTGAGCTGAGCGCCGTGGACCGTGAATTATTGATTGCCCAAACAGCTCGTCTAAGTCATCTAATTCAATCCGAGGTAGCTGATCTTCGTGATATGGATGATTCGCGACCGCTGCCGTCCATTGAGTGGCAAATCGATGTTGACCGGCGTTTAGCAGCGCAGCTTGGTGCTAATGTGCTTGAGGTGGGCACGGTTGTGCAGCTGCTGACTAACGGTGTAGAGATTGGCGATTATCGTCCGAGTGATGCGGAAGAAGAAGTTGAGATTCGCGCCCGTTTTGCCGCCGCTGAACGACGGATGCAACAGCTTAATGAGTTGCGTGTATATACCCCGAATGGCTCGGTGCCACTCTCTACGATTGCCACCGTCTCACCTCGAAACGCCACCGGTACCATTGAGCGCTTTAATGGTCGTCAGGTCATGTTCATTAACGCTGATACCGTCGAAGGCGTGTTAGCGGATAATAAGGCCAAAGAAATTATGGCTTTGGTTGAACGTTATGATTGGCCGGGCGAGCTAAGCATAACCTTCCGTGGCGCTAATGAAGAGCAAGAAGAGTCTGCGCAATTCCTTCAAGTAGCAATGATTCTCGCCATGTTCCTCATGGCAGTCCTATTGATTTCTCAGTTTAATAGTTTCTATCAGGCTGGACTCATTATGACCGCGGTGGTGATGTCCACGGCGGGAGTGATGGGTGGATTGTTAATTACGGGTGATGTGTTCAGTGTGATCTTGACCGGTGTCGGCGTGGTTGCGCTGGCAGGGATTGTCGTCAACAACAATATTGTTCTTATCGATACCTTTAATGTCCTGCGCCGGGAGAATCCCGCGATGTCCCTCTCGGATGTTATTGTTCGCACAGGTGCTCAACGTTTACGCCCAGTATTCCTGACCACTGCAACAACCATCCTTGGCTTACTCCCTATTGCTACCAATTGGTCAATTGACGTAGTGAGTAGAGCGCTAGATCACGGAGGTACGGTAGCTTCTTATTGGGTGCCGTTGGCCTCTGCGATTGTTTGGGGACTTGCCTTCTCCACGTTACTTACGCTGATCGTGACGCCGTGTATGTTGCTCTTGCCACAAGGATTAAAGCGTAATCTGAGGTGGGCGAAGCAGCAGTTGCTGATGAGTAGCAAGCGGCTGTTTAAAAAGGTTTAA